Proteins encoded by one window of Arachis hypogaea cultivar Tifrunner chromosome 1, arahy.Tifrunner.gnm2.J5K5, whole genome shotgun sequence:
- the LOC112700746 gene encoding large ribosomal subunit protein uL10c, producing the protein MEATATAVMSFALPSTNSKTQTCHLLTRPINPFSLPPSSKTHLRLPRPHNHRLPTITAAISRTKKEATVETVKQQLENCYLLAGINYKGFTVKQFQELRKSLPETTKLLVAKNTLVYKAVEGTRWETLKPCMKGMNVWLFVHTEEIPAAIKPYRDFQKEKKLEENDFTGGVFEGKFYGPDEFKKLETLPTRAEIYANLLGSLKSPASALVSTLQAPARDVVMVLKAYVKKLEEEAGAAQS; encoded by the coding sequence ATGGAAGCCACAGCCACCGCCGTAATGAGCTTTGCCCTTCCCTCCACCAATTCCAAGACACAAACTTGCCACCTCCTCACACGACCCATTAATCCATTCAGCCTTCCCCCATCCTCCAAAACCCATCTCCGCCTCCCCCGCCCCCACAACCACCGCCTACCCACCATAACCGCCGCCATTTCCCGCACCAAGAAGGAAGCCACCGTCGAAACCGTAAAACAGCAGCTCGAGAATTGCTACCTCCTCGCTGGCATCAACTATAAGGGATTCACCGTGAAGCAGTTCCAGGAGCTCCGAAAATCCCTCCCCGAAACCACGAAGCTCCTCGTCGCGAAGAACACGCTCGTGTACAAGGCGGTGGAGGGCACGCGCTGGGAGACCCTGAAACCCTGCATGAAGGGCATGAACGTGTGGCTCTTCGTCCACACGGAGGAGATCCCTGCTGCCATTAAACCCTACAGAGACTTCCAGAAAGAGAAGAAGCTCGAAGAGAACGATTTCACCGGTGGAGTCTTCGAAGGCAAGTTCTACGGCCCCGATGAGTTCAAAAAGCTTGAGACTTTGCCCACGCGCGCTGAGATTTATGCCAATTTATTGGGATCATTGAAGAGCCCCGCCTCTGCTCTCGTCAGCACTCTTCAGGCTCCGGCCAGGGACGTTGTAATGGTTCTCAAGGCCTATGTCAAGAAGCTCGAAGAAGAGGCTGGTGCCGCCCAATCATAG